The Glycine soja cultivar W05 chromosome 3, ASM419377v2, whole genome shotgun sequence genome window below encodes:
- the LOC114405837 gene encoding geraniol 8-hydroxylase-like — translation MDYLLLLPLIITIVWINIHVFISSFKPLKSSKNPPGPRPFPIIGNILELGNQPHQALAKLSQIYGPIMSLKLGKTTTIVISSPQVAKEVLQKHDQIFANRTVPDTLRALDHHILSVVWMPPLAQWRTLRRVCATKVFSSQQLDSTQVFRQRKVQDLMDYVKERCEKGEALDIGEASFTTVLNSISNTFFSMDLAYYTSDKSQEFKDIVWGIMEEAGRPNVVDFFPIFRLLDPQGVRRRMNGYFGKLIAFFDGLIEERLRLRASENESKACNDVLDTVLELMLEENSQVTRPHVLHLFLDLFVAGIDTTSSTIEWAMAELLRNPEKLEIVRKELQQVLAKGEQLEESHISNLAYLQAVVKETFRLHPPIPMLVPHKSEVDVELCGFMVPKSAQILVNVWATGRDSSIWTNPNQFTPERFLESDIDFKGQDFELIPFGAGRRICPGLPLASRTVHIVLASLLYNYNWKLTDGQKPEDMDMSEKYGITLHKAQPLLVIPIQAYYQGRLHACNQILNKLS, via the exons ATGGACTACCTTCTACTTCTTCCACTAATAATCACCATAGTATGGATAAACATTCATGTATTCATCTCTAGCTTCAAACCACTCAAATCCTCTAAAAATCCCCCGGGTCCTCGCCCTTTTCCAATCATAGGAAACATCTTGGAGCTTGGCAACCAGCCTCACCAAGCACTTGCCAAGCTTTCTCAAATTTATGGTCCTATAATGAGTCTCAAGCTTGGTAAGACTACCACCATTGTCATTTCCTCTCCACAAGTTGCCAAAGAAGTGCTACAAAAACATGATCAAATTTTTGCTAATAGGACAGTCCCTGATACTCTCCGAGCACTTGATCATCACATACTTTCTGTGGTGTGGATGCCACCTTTAGCACAATGGAGGACCCTTAGGCGAGTTTGTGCTACCAAAGTGTTCTCTTCTCAGCAGCTTGATTCTACACAGGTTTTTCGTCAAAGGAAGGTTCAAGATCTTATGGATTATGTGAAGGAAAGATGTGAGAAAGGTGAAGCTTTGGATATTGGTGAGGCTTCCTTTACAACTGTGCTTAATTCCATATCAAACACTTTCTTCTCAATGGATTTGGCTTATTACACTTCTGATAAGTCTCAAGAGTTCAAGGACATCGTTTGGGGTATCATGGAAGAAGCTGGGAGGCCTAATGTTGTGGACTTTTTCCCAATCTTTCGCCTGCTTGATCCACAAGGTGTGCGGAGAAGAATGAATGGTTATTTTGGAAAGTTAATTGCGTTTTTTGATGGTCTCATTGAGGAAAGGTTGCGTTTAAGGGCATCAGAAAATGAATCCAAAGCATGCAATGATGTGTTAGATACTGTGCTGGAACTCATGCTTGAAGAGAATTCACAAGTGACCCGCCCTCATGTTTTGCATTTGTTTCTT GATTTATTTGTGGCTGGAATAGACACAACATCAAGCACGATAGAATGGGCAATGGCTGAGTTGCTACGCAACCCTGAAAAACTAGAAATAGTTAGAAAAGAGCTTCAACAAGTCCTTGCCAAAGGTGAACAACTAGAAGAATCACATATCTCGAACCTTGCTTACCTACAAGCAGTGGTGAAAGAAACTTTTCGCTTGCATCCACCCATCCCAATGTTAGTGCCACACAAGTCAGAAGTTGATGTTGAACTATGTGGCTTCATGGTGCCTAAAAGTGCCCAAATTCTAGTCAATGTATGGGCCACAGGAAGAGATTCAAGTATTTGGACAAACCCAAATCAATTTACACCTGAAAGATTCTTGGAAAGTGACATTGATTTTAAAGGCCAAGATTTTGAGCTAATACCCTTTGGAGCTGGAAGAAGGATTTGTCCTGGGTTGCCATTGGCTTCTAGAACTGTGCACATTGTGTTGGCCTCTCTTCTATACAACTATAATTGGAAGCTCACGGATGGACAAAAGCCAGAAGACATGGATATGTCTGAGAAATATGGGATTACTTTGCATAAGGCACAACCTCTCCTAGTCATTCCCATCCAAGCATATTACCAAGGAAGATTGCATGCATGCAATCAAATTCTTAATAAGTTGTCGTAA